GTGCAGGCGAGCACGGACGAGGCTTCGCAGTAGTTGCTGATGAAGTGCGAAACCTAGCTTCAAAAACACAAGAGTCAACAGTGAGCATTCAAAACCTGATTGAAAAGCTGCAATCTCAGTCACAAAAAGCCAGCCAAAATATGGAACAAAATGTTGAGCTGATCGAAAAATCGGTAGTACTAGCAGACAAAATCAAAGTGGCGTTTGAAGATATCTCAACCGCGGTTGAATCTATTTCAGAGGTCAACACTTTAGTAGCAACTGCCTCACAAGAACAGCAAAGTGTCACCCAAGATATTTCTCGCACAACCACACAAGCGTTTGACTTAGTGCAGCAAAATGTTTCAGCGGTAAACCAAACCCTGCAAGCCTCAACAGAACTTTCACAGCTTTCAGAAGCACAAAAAACCGAGCTTTCACATTTTAAAGTGCAGCATTAAAAAGCTACATGTTTTATTGGTAGGTTTGATGGCATTGTAATCTCATAAACAAAGTTACAATGCCATGGAGAGGGGAAACATATCCTATAAGGGCTTTCGCTTACTCGACAAAGTACTCAGTAACCGTATCTTATATAAACTTATAAAGTTTGATTATTTTCAGCCTTTATAAGCGCTTGCTCGAAACCATTGCGTATTGAATGATGTTCAAGCTTAGATTCAGGAAAAACCCTCATGTACCCCATATCACTGAGAGCTAGCCATAGCTGATAAGCAAGCGGAATAGCTCTTCCATCTTCTTCGTCCATACCTTCTATAAGACTTGAGGGCATATTAATAAACTCTTCAACAATAAAAGAACCTTTGCTAGGAAAGTCTGGAGCTCCCTCTCTATCAGAAAAGTTATAATTAAGTAACTCTCCTTCTTCAAAGACGCGCTGAAGCCATTTTGGTTCAACATACCTACCAATTACGAAAATTTCGTATTTAAATAATAATGCGCAAATAGCAGCAAAATAGACTCTGGATTTCCAATAGTCGAAAACCCAGCCACCTATAAGGTGGTACTTAAATACATTTCGTCCATTCAAAGAACAAATCGGCTCTGCAATCACAATCAGTGCGTTGTTACATCGAAATAAACCTCTATTAGTGGAACTAAGTGCATAGGCATAAATATTTTTATCTTTAGCTTTCTTATGTAAGTACTTTTTTAAATAACTTTCAAATAACTCAGGGGTTTTATAAAAATCATGCATTTCATATACTTCATTAGAGCTACCTTCAATCCAATCTTTGTTTATACCAAACATTTCAGCGGTTTTTTGTACCATTTGAGGTGTAAGCCTTTTCAATAACTCCTTGTCTGATGAACATGAATAATAATCCAACTCATCATTAAAAAGTTCTGGTATTTGATTCCTGCTTACTCCATGAGATTCAAATGCTGTAACGATACGCGACGCAATTGATTTTACCTCAATATCAGTATCATCTTTTTTAGCAAAATGCTTTTTAAAACGATCAAGCAACTGAAAACCAGCTAAAATATCACCAAGCAAAATTAATCCTTAAATTCAGCCTTTAAGCCTCTTAACTACGAAACACTAAGTAAACTAGCATTTATTACAGCATAAAAAAAGCGAGCCTCAGCTCGCTTTTTATTAATGTATATCAAAAAGTTAACTAATCTTTATAACTATCAACACTCGGACATGAGCACACCAAATTGCGGTCGCCATAAACATCGTCGATACGGTTCACTGTAGGCCAGAATTTGTTGGCGGCAGCCGCTGGTACTGGGAATACTGCTTCTGCGACTGTGTAGGCTCTGTCCCAACCTGCATCGGTGATATCTGCTAATGTATGTGGTGCGTTATGCAGTGGGTTGTCTTCTACTGTCCACTCGCCCTGCTCTACTTTGCGAATTTCGTCGCGAATGCACACCATAGCTTCAATAAAGCGGTCGATCTCGACTTTGCTTTCTGATTCTGTTGGTTCAATCATTAGCGTGCCTGCCACTGGGAATGACATCGTTGGTGCGTGGAAGCCATAGTCCATTAAGCGCTTAGCCACGTCCATTTCGGTAATGCCTGACGCTTCTTTTAACGGGCGCATATCCACAATACATTCGTGAGCGACACGGCCATTTGCACCTGTGTACAAAATTGGGAAGTGCTCGCTTAGCTTCTTCGCTAAGTAGTTCGCATTGGTGATGGCGTATTTCGTTGAATCGGTTACACCTTTTTTACCTAACATGGCGATGTACAAGTAAGAAATACATAAAATGCCCGCTGAGCCAAATGGTGCGGCAGATACGGCATCGTTGCCTTGGGTACTTTCTTTAACGTTCACCAATGGATGATCTGGTAAGAAAGGTGCCAAGTGCGATTTTACACCGATTGGTCCCATACCAGGGCCACCGCCACCGTGCGGAATAGCGAAGGTTTTATGTAGGTTTAAGTGTGATACATCTGCGCCGATAAAGCCCGGCGAAGTAATACCTACTTGCGCGTTCATGTTGGCACCATCAAGGTACACTTGACCGCCGTTGGCGTGAACCACTTCACAAATCTCACGTACGGTTTCTTCGTAAACACCGTGTGTTGAAGGGTAAGTGATCATGATACACGATAAGTTTTCGGCCATTTCTTCCGCTTTCGCTTTCAGATCGGCCATATCCACGTTACCGTTTTTATCGCAATCAACCACAACAACTTTCATGCCCACCATTTGCGCAGAAGCTGGGTTAGTACCATGTGCTGATGAAGGAATTAAACAGATGTTACGGTGACCTTCGCCGCGACTTTGGTGATATTTGTGAATCGCGATTAAACCTGCGTATTCACCTTGTGCACCTGAGTTTGGCTGCATTGATACTGCATCGTAGCCAGTCAACTCAACTAACCATTTATCAAGCTCGCCGATCATTTCCGCGTAGCCTTGCGCTTGGTCAACTGGTGCAAATGGGTGCATATTGGCAAACTCTGGCCATGACACAGGGATCATTTGGGCAGTCGCGTTAAGCTTCATGGTACAAGAGCCTAGCGAAATCATGGAATGGTTAAGCGCTAAATCTTTGTTTTCTAATTTTTTAATATAGCGAAGCATTTCGGTTTCGCTATGGTACGAGTTAAATACAGGATGGCTAAGAATTTCAGATTCACGCACTAATTCCGCAGGAATTGATGAGTGACCACAATCGACGATTTTCGCGTCTAGCTCAGCTACGTCTAAACCATGACCTTCACCAAGTAGCACATCAAACAATACCGCAACGTCTTCACGTGTGGTGGTTTCATCTAAAGATACTGAAATTTGACCGTCGACGTCAGTGCGTAAGTTAATGCCTGCCGCTAATGCGCGAGCAACAATCTCATTTTTGTTTTCAGAATTAAAGGTTAAGGTATCAAAATAGTTAGCGTGAATTGCTTGTAAGCCTTTCGTTGCCGTACCTAAACATAAAATGTCGGTGAAGCGATGAATGCGATTCGCAATGGTTTTTAAGCCTTGTGGACCGTGGTAAACCGCGTAAAACGCTGCCATATTGGCTAGTAATACTTGCGCAGTACAAATATTTGAGTTCGCTTTTTCGCGGCGAATATGTTGCTCACGGGTTTGCATTGCCATACGCAGTGCTTGGTTGCCACGGGTATCTTTTGATACACCAATAATACGACCCGGCATTGAACGCTTGTACTTATCTGAAGTCGTAAAGAAGGCAGCGTGTGGGCCACCGTAGCCCATTGGCACACCGAAACGTTGGCTTGAGCCAATCACCACGTCTGCGCCTAACTCGCCCGGCGCTTTTAGTAGCACTAAGCTCATAATATCTGCTGCGACTGCAACAATACCTTTTTTCGCTTGTACTGCTTCAATTAATGGGCGTATATCAACAATTTCACCGGTTGCTGTTGGGTATTGCAGTAATGCACCGAAGACATCGTGCTCACCTACCGTAGCCGCAGGCGCTACGATAATGTCAAAACCAAAGAATTCGGCACGGTTTTTCACTACGGAAATCGTTTGCGGGTAAACTTCTTCTGCAACAAAGAATGCGTTTGATTTTTTGTTTTTGGAAACGCGTTTTGCCAATGCCATTGCTTCAGCCGCTGCGGTACCCTCGTCAAGCAATGAAGCAGATGCTAAGTCTAAACCCGTTAGGTCTAAACACATTTGTTGGTAGTTTAGTAATGACTCTAAACGACCTTGTGCGATTTCTGGTTGGTATGGCGTGTACGCGGTATACCAGCCCGGGTTTTCCAATACGTTACGCAAAATCACGTTCGGTGTAAGCGTTGGGTAGTAGCCTAAACCAATGTACGAAGTGTTCACTTTGTTCTTGCTAGCCACGGCTTTTAAGTCGGCTAGCGCTTTCACTTCTGTTTTGCTTTCTTCAATCGCTGGCAAGTCTGCTAAGCGAATATCGTTGGGGACAATTTCGTCAATTAGCGCGTCTACTGATTCAGCGCCAATATCGGCAAGCATTGCCTTGGTTTGCGCTTCATCAGGGCCAATGTGGCGACGAATAAAATCTTGAGTTTGTTCTAAATCACTTAGCGTTACTTGTGCTTGGGATTGAATAGTCATAAACAGCTTCACTAAAATTTGCGTACGTATTTAAAAAAGAAAGCCCCGAACAGGGTTCAGGGCTTGTATATATGGTTTAACGATTAGTCTTCGTCAATTGAGTTTTCGTAGCCTTCTGCGTCTAGTAGGCTTTCTAACTCGCTTTCATCTTCAATTTTTACTTTAAACATCCAGCCGTCACCGTAAGCGTCTGAGTTTACTAGCTCAGGTGAGTCTTCTAGGTCTTCGTTAACTTCAACCACTTCACCAGTTACTGGCGCGTAGATGTCTGACGCTGCTTTTACTGACTCAGCTACTGCAACATCGTCACCAGTGCTTACGCTGTCGCCCACTTCTGGTAACTCAACGAATACCATATCGCCTAGTAATTCTTGTGCGTGCTCGGTAATACCGATAGTCACAATACCGTTGCCTTCGTTACGCACCCACTCGTGTGATGTTGCGTACTTTAACTCAGAAGGAATGTTGCTCATTTTTCTTGTTCCTAATATTTAACGTAATTTGTGAAGTGAATAATCCCACTAAAAATATAGAGGAATTAGTTCACAGATCAACTAATCTTTTGCTGGCAAATTTGACTTAAAACGCCTTTTTGCCATTGCGGGCGAACGATGGCTTAATCACTTTCACGTCCACCAACTTCTTGCGCATTTCAACTTGCACGGTGTCTTCTAATTTAACGGCACGCGGTACACGCGCCATAGCAATTGAGTGGCCTAACGTTGGCGAGAAAGTACCAGATGTAATTACACCTTCGCCGTACTCAGTGATCACTTTCAAACCTGAGCGCAATACGCCTTTCTCTTCTAGCACTAAACCGACAAGCTTTGGTTGGTCGCCAGCAGCACGCTGCGCAGCAATCACTTCTTTGCCGATAAAGTCACGCGCTTCGTCGTCCCAGCTAATCGTCCACGCCATGTTTGCCGCTAGTGGCGAGATTGATTCGTCCATATCTAAACCGTAAAGGTTCATACCTGCTTCTAAGCGAAGCGTGTCACGCGCACCTAAACCACAAGGTTTTACGCCAGCATCAAGTAATTGCTGCCATAAATCGGCCGCTTGCTCGTTTGGCAACGCGATTTCATAACCTGCTTCACCTGTGTAGCCAGTCGTTGCGATAAATAAATCACCCGCCTGTGCTGAGAAAAATGGCTTCATGCCTTCAACAGCAGCTTTTTGTTCTTCACTTACCATGTTAGCAAGTAAGGTTGCTACTTTTGCTTTCGCTGTTGGACCTTGTACGGCAATCATCGCGAATTCTGGGCGCTCGGTAATGGTTACACTGAAATTTTTTGCTTGCTCAGCAAGCCAAGCTAAATCTTTTTCACGAGTCGCAGAGTTAACCACTAAGCGGTAATCAGTCGTTGAGAAGTAGTAAATGATCAGGTCATCAATTACACCGCCTTCATGGTTACACATACCGGTGTAAAGTGCTTTGCCTGCCACATCGAGTTTAGCAACATCGTTAATGACTAAACGACGCAGAAAAGCCTGAGCATCGCCCCCCTTAATATCAACAATGGTCATGTGTGATACATCGAACATACCGGCGTCTTGGCGCACTGCGTGATGCTCTTCAATTTGCGAGCCGTAGTTAATTGGCATGTCCCAGCCGTGGAAATCGACCATTTTTGCGCCCGCTTCAATATGCTTGGCGTGAAGTACGGTTTTATTCGTCATAGTGCACACTCTTGGTTTGCATCACATTAACTATAGAAGTTTCGGTGAGCTTGTTGATATTAATCTTTAGCCAATATACCAAGGCTATTTCGCAAAGCTTTCATTGCTCGCCCAAGCCTAGTCATTGAACATTCGCTGTATAGTCGCTAACGATTTACAAAAATTAACGAAAAGTATAATCAAGCACGCTTGTTGATTCAACAGCCTAGTGCTCGTTTATGAAACATAAATCAACATAAAACCCGTAAACAAAATTTTATTTCAATAATTATTCATGTTCGAAATTAAAATCAATCATTATCAACATTCTTTTAATGAATAATTGATAATTCGCTTTACAGCAATTGCCTAACACTTTGATAACAATCGTTAACAGCATTAACCGCCAAAAAAACAGACAATTATCACCGACATTGGACACCTGTTAGACCTAGCAAGTAATTAGCAAATCACAACACTTGTCATCTTGTTGTGATAACGCGCTAGTAAGCTTAGTTTTGCTATATATGGCTTAACTGCTGACAAATTTGAAAGGCAGATAATTAATAATTTTGTGCCATAGTTAAGTCTAGCCAGCATGACATCACTGGAGAATGTATGATTAATAACAAGAAAAATGCACTGGGGGTAATGCTGATTGCACTACTTGCCACCAGCTGCTCCGAGCCACCTAGCGTTGATTATTCCGCGACCATAAGAGCGGTACAAATGATGAACATAGAGTTGGTGACCACTAAGGTACAGGCTTTTCCCGCGAAAGTTGAAGCCAGTAAACAAGCGAGTTTATCGTTTAGAGTACCAGGCAAAATTGCCAAATTTCATGTTCGCGCCGGCGCTTTGGTTAAGCAAGGGCAACCGCTGATTGACTTAGTGCCAACCGATTACCGAATTGCAGTAGAAGGACACCAAGCAGATTATCAGCTGGCCAAAGTGCAGCATGAGCGCTCAGAGGCATTAATTGATGAGCAGTTGATTTCACAAGATCAGTTTGACCAAACTGAAACTGCGCTCAAAGTTGCCGAAAATGAACTAGAGCAAGCAAAAACAGACCTTTCATACACCCATATCTCAGCACCATACGATGGCCGTGTTGCCGCCACTTACTTCAAAGCACATGAATACGTACAAGCATTGCAACCGGTGATGTCAATCCAATCGGAAAATGCCGTTGATGTCGTGATGGAAATACCTGAGCGATTAATTGGCGCTTTACGTCGCTCGCATTTGCAAGTGAACCAACCAACTGTAAGTTTTGCGGTGAAACCAGATCAGCAATACACAGTATCAATTAAAGAAATTGAAACGATAGCAGATCCAGAATCAGGCACCTTCACCGTTACCATGACGATGCCAAGCCCCGACGACTTGAACCTTTACCCAAGTATGGCTGCCACAGCCAACGTTGAACTTGTGCTTAGTGAAGACAGCCTAACGCAACGCATTCCTGACAGTGCAGTTATCAACGAAAACGGCCAACACTATGTTTGGCGCGTTAGTGCCGATAATCAGCTGGAACGTGTCAGCATCGAGCTTTCACAAGACGGCAAGCTAATAAGTGGTTTGCTTGATGGTGACCGCATTGTTACTGCTGGAGTTAACGAGCTGACTGCTGGTCAAACGGTAACTGAGTGGATTAAGGAGCGAGGGTTATAATATGAAATTCTACAATCAGATAGCACTAGTATTACTCGCCCTTGTCACGATTGCAGGTTGTACTCCTGCACCCACACCGCAAGTGCAGCCGATTAGAGTAAGTGTTGAAACCATTCCTGAAATCAGCAATGAAAAACTACAAACCTTCCCAGCCGTAGTTCACGCCAGTGAATTAACCCAGTTAAGCTTCCAGCTTAATGGTGAGGTCAACGAGCTGATTGCCACCGAAGGGATGGAAGTTAAAAAAGGTGAATTACTTGCCAAGCTTGACGACACCTTACTAGTACTTGCGGTAAGTGAAGCGAAAGCAAAAGTTGAACTTTCGAAAGTACAAGCAGCACGTGCAAAACAAATGGTCGATCGCGGCAATATGCCAGAAAGCACCTATGACGAGCTTTTAGCGCGTTATGAAATTGCCCTCGCTCGTTATAACTATGCGCAAAGCCAACTAGATTATGTGTATTTACGTGCACCGTTTGATGGCATTATTTCTGATGTTGCTATTGAGCGCTTTCAAGCTACCACTGTAGGTCGTCCGATTATTACCATGCACAAACTGGACATGGTGGAAGTTCGTATCGACATGCCTGATATTTTAGTTGCTAGTGCCGATCAGCAAAAAGTCGACGGTCAACAACATACCGTAGATGTAAAACTGGATGCTTACCCCAATCAAATCTTCAAAGCAGAATACAAAGAGCATACGACTGAGCAAAATGAAGAAAACCGCAGCTTCACCTTAGTATTGGAAATGCCATCAACACAGGCAAAACCGGTAATTCAAGGTATGCCTGGTAGTATTTCTTTAGATTTAGCTCAAATTGAACGCGATTCAGCTTATTACTCAGTGGTGCCGCTGCATGCCGTGGTATTGCCTGATAGCTACTCCTCATCAAGCTTTACCTCAATTATTTGGCGTCTTAACGGTACACAAGTTGAACCAGTAGAAGTTACCCTTGGCCGACTTGTTGATAAGTCACACGTTGAAGTCATTGGCGATATTAAGCCGGGTGATAAAGTGATCACCAAAGGGCTGCATTATTTGCGCCGCGGAACTGAAGTTATTGTTGCCGAGAAGGAGGCTTAGTCGATGAGTATCGCTGAATATTTTATTAAGAACAAAGTGATCAGCTGGATGTTTACGCTGATCTTGCTCGTTGGCGGCACCCATGCCTACTTCGGCCTAGGTCAACTGGAAGACCCTGATTTTACGATCAAAGATGCCTTGATCAACACCTCATACCCCGGTGCTTCTCCGCTGCAAGTGGAAGAAGAAGTATCGTACGTCATTGAAAAGCAGCTAATGACGCTGGCTTACATTGACAAAATCACTTCAATTAACAGCCGTGGTTTATCACAAATTACCGTTAGTATGAAAAATACCTACGGCCCTGATGAATTGCCGCAAATCTGGGACGAGCTACGCCGTAAAGTGAACGACATCAAAGCCCAGTTACCACCAGGTGTGAATGAGCCGCAAGTTATTGACGACTTTGGTGATGTTTACGGCATTATGTGGGCCGTTACTGGTGACGGCTTTAGTTACCAAGACTTGAAAGACTATGTTGATTTTCTCAAGCGTGATATTGAGTTAATCGACGGGGTTTCAAAAGTTTCTGTGGCCGGTGAACAGCAAGAAACGGTATTTATTGAACTTTCAGCCAATAAACTAGCCAACTTAGGTGTGCCACCGGGTTCAATTTACAATGTGCTTCGCGCACAAAATGTTGTGCAAAGCGCTGGTGCTATGCGCAGCGGCCCAGATTACATCTATGTGCACCCAACGGGTGAGTTTAAGTCGGTTAAACAACTTGAAGATTTGATTATCTCTAGCCCGAGTAGCGATCGCCTGATCTACCTAAAAGACGTGGCAACCATTAGCAAAGGCTTCCAAGAAGTACCGCGCAACTTAATCAACTATAACGGTAATCAAGCTATTAACATCGGTGTGTCTTTTGTCACGGGTGTTAACGTAGTTGATGTTGGTACCCGCATCGAGCAACGTATGGCTGAGCTTGAGCAGTATCGCCCTGCAGGTATGGTGGTCGGTGAAATCTACAACCAACCTAAAGAGGTAGATAACTCAGTAGCCGCCTTTATGCTTAATCTAATTGAAGCGGTCGTTATCGTTGTCGTTGTATTACTCGTCTTTATGGGTATTAAGTCTGGCCTATTAATTGGCTGGATCTTACTACTTACCGTACTAGGCACCTTCTTAGTAATGAACCTATACGACATTAACCTGCAACGTATTTCACTGGGTGCGTTAATTATCGCCCTAGGTATGCTGGTGGATAACGCCATTGTGATTGTCGAAGGGATACTGATTGGCCAAGCGCGAGGGCAAACGAAACTGCAAGCCGCCAATGCCATTGTAAAACAAACCATTTGGCCGCTGCTGGGTGCTACGGTGATCGCCATTACTGCCTTTGCGCCAATTGGCCTGAGCCCAGACGCCACGGGTGAGTTCGCAGGTAGCTTATTCT
The nucleotide sequence above comes from Thalassotalea euphylliae. Encoded proteins:
- the gcvP gene encoding aminomethyl-transferring glycine dehydrogenase, which codes for MTIQSQAQVTLSDLEQTQDFIRRHIGPDEAQTKAMLADIGAESVDALIDEIVPNDIRLADLPAIEESKTEVKALADLKAVASKNKVNTSYIGLGYYPTLTPNVILRNVLENPGWYTAYTPYQPEIAQGRLESLLNYQQMCLDLTGLDLASASLLDEGTAAAEAMALAKRVSKNKKSNAFFVAEEVYPQTISVVKNRAEFFGFDIIVAPAATVGEHDVFGALLQYPTATGEIVDIRPLIEAVQAKKGIVAVAADIMSLVLLKAPGELGADVVIGSSQRFGVPMGYGGPHAAFFTTSDKYKRSMPGRIIGVSKDTRGNQALRMAMQTREQHIRREKANSNICTAQVLLANMAAFYAVYHGPQGLKTIANRIHRFTDILCLGTATKGLQAIHANYFDTLTFNSENKNEIVARALAAGINLRTDVDGQISVSLDETTTREDVAVLFDVLLGEGHGLDVAELDAKIVDCGHSSIPAELVRESEILSHPVFNSYHSETEMLRYIKKLENKDLALNHSMISLGSCTMKLNATAQMIPVSWPEFANMHPFAPVDQAQGYAEMIGELDKWLVELTGYDAVSMQPNSGAQGEYAGLIAIHKYHQSRGEGHRNICLIPSSAHGTNPASAQMVGMKVVVVDCDKNGNVDMADLKAKAEEMAENLSCIMITYPSTHGVYEETVREICEVVHANGGQVYLDGANMNAQVGITSPGFIGADVSHLNLHKTFAIPHGGGGPGMGPIGVKSHLAPFLPDHPLVNVKESTQGNDAVSAAPFGSAGILCISYLYIAMLGKKGVTDSTKYAITNANYLAKKLSEHFPILYTGANGRVAHECIVDMRPLKEASGITEMDVAKRLMDYGFHAPTMSFPVAGTLMIEPTESESKVEIDRFIEAMVCIRDEIRKVEQGEWTVEDNPLHNAPHTLADITDAGWDRAYTVAEAVFPVPAAAANKFWPTVNRIDDVYGDRNLVCSCPSVDSYKD
- the gcvH gene encoding glycine cleavage system protein GcvH, with the protein product MSNIPSELKYATSHEWVRNEGNGIVTIGITEHAQELLGDMVFVELPEVGDSVSTGDDVAVAESVKAASDIYAPVTGEVVEVNEDLEDSPELVNSDAYGDGWMFKVKIEDESELESLLDAEGYENSIDED
- the gcvT gene encoding glycine cleavage system aminomethyltransferase GcvT, translating into MTNKTVLHAKHIEAGAKMVDFHGWDMPINYGSQIEEHHAVRQDAGMFDVSHMTIVDIKGGDAQAFLRRLVINDVAKLDVAGKALYTGMCNHEGGVIDDLIIYYFSTTDYRLVVNSATREKDLAWLAEQAKNFSVTITERPEFAMIAVQGPTAKAKVATLLANMVSEEQKAAVEGMKPFFSAQAGDLFIATTGYTGEAGYEIALPNEQAADLWQQLLDAGVKPCGLGARDTLRLEAGMNLYGLDMDESISPLAANMAWTISWDDEARDFIGKEVIAAQRAAGDQPKLVGLVLEEKGVLRSGLKVITEYGEGVITSGTFSPTLGHSIAMARVPRAVKLEDTVQVEMRKKLVDVKVIKPSFARNGKKAF
- a CDS encoding efflux RND transporter periplasmic adaptor subunit, with amino-acid sequence MINNKKNALGVMLIALLATSCSEPPSVDYSATIRAVQMMNIELVTTKVQAFPAKVEASKQASLSFRVPGKIAKFHVRAGALVKQGQPLIDLVPTDYRIAVEGHQADYQLAKVQHERSEALIDEQLISQDQFDQTETALKVAENELEQAKTDLSYTHISAPYDGRVAATYFKAHEYVQALQPVMSIQSENAVDVVMEIPERLIGALRRSHLQVNQPTVSFAVKPDQQYTVSIKEIETIADPESGTFTVTMTMPSPDDLNLYPSMAATANVELVLSEDSLTQRIPDSAVINENGQHYVWRVSADNQLERVSIELSQDGKLISGLLDGDRIVTAGVNELTAGQTVTEWIKERGL
- a CDS encoding efflux RND transporter periplasmic adaptor subunit, translated to MKFYNQIALVLLALVTIAGCTPAPTPQVQPIRVSVETIPEISNEKLQTFPAVVHASELTQLSFQLNGEVNELIATEGMEVKKGELLAKLDDTLLVLAVSEAKAKVELSKVQAARAKQMVDRGNMPESTYDELLARYEIALARYNYAQSQLDYVYLRAPFDGIISDVAIERFQATTVGRPIITMHKLDMVEVRIDMPDILVASADQQKVDGQQHTVDVKLDAYPNQIFKAEYKEHTTEQNEENRSFTLVLEMPSTQAKPVIQGMPGSISLDLAQIERDSAYYSVVPLHAVVLPDSYSSSSFTSIIWRLNGTQVEPVEVTLGRLVDKSHVEVIGDIKPGDKVITKGLHYLRRGTEVIVAEKEA